A window of Citrus sinensis cultivar Valencia sweet orange chromosome 7, DVS_A1.0, whole genome shotgun sequence contains these coding sequences:
- the LOC102608366 gene encoding G-type lectin S-receptor-like serine/threonine-protein kinase CES101 isoform X6, whose amino-acid sequence MHAVHLMAIKAITSHNQNHTLLSFIPILLVLLPGLCYCQTDRLQQGQVLKDGEELVSAYGNFRLGFFSPYGMRNRYLGIYYKRPIDRLASYDRNYTYSRYINVFHPGCYENMSSPSLSDLETATLPQPVWVANRDTPILYNESATLVMDGADGNLKILRNRRDPIVISSVQAKGNITSAVLLKNGNLVLYEMKSDGLSVRRELWQSFDYPTNTLLPGMKLGINLRTGQRRFLRSWSCESAAEGSYVIGMDPNVTNKLVIWKGTEVNWTSGIWLNGSLNSNFPQNSSYNFSYTSNEQERYLTYSVNEDVTSFPVLTIDSVGGLIDDLGRDISCSAFQGCANPNLFNTEGGKSKWWLWLIIAVAAAPGLYFGYRIRRNYFKAEEEKRWMSLAIVVAVASVVPVLCYASFLLLKKLKAKVESMVNRQKLLRELGDKSSLPTIFGNRKAQANKDQTTKRDLKIFDFQTIAAATDNFSTANRLGQGGFGPVYKGKLLDGQEIAIKRLSKSSGQGIVEFKNEAKLIAKLQHTNLVRLLGCSLQKGERLLVYEYLPNKSLDFFIFDSSKKELLDWKKRFNIIEGIVLGPLYLHKYSRLRVIRRDLKASNILLDDQMNPKISDFSMARTFGMNELEANTNRIVGTQLYIYHYTHTLSYRHCEPRLHVSRVCDEWHCLNEI is encoded by the exons ATGCATGCAGTTCATTTAATGGCtatcaaagcaataacaagTCATAATCAAAATCACACCCTTTTGAGCTTCATTCCAATCTTATTAGTCCTGTTGCCAGGGCTTTGCTATTGCCAGACTGACAGATTACAACAAGGTCAAGTCCTGAAAGATGGCGAGGAGCTTGTTTCAGCTTATGGCAACTTCAGGTTGGGATTCTTTAGCCCTTATGGTATGAGAAACCGTTACTTGGGCATTTATTACAAGAGGCCTATAGATAGATTGGCCTCTTACGACCGTAACTATACTTACTCCAGGTACATCAACGTTTTTCACCCTGGTTGCTACGAAAATATGTCTTCCCCAAGTTTGTCTGACTTAGAAACAGCAACCCTGCCGCAGCCAGTATGGGTTGCCAACCGCGACACCCCAATCTTATACAATGAATCAGCAACTCTTGTTATGGATGGTGCTGATGGCAATTTGAAGATTTTACGCAATAGAAGAGATCCTATTGTTATAAGTTCGGTTCAGGCAAAGGGCAATATTACTAGCGCTGTTTTACTGAAAAATGGCAATTTGGTGCTATATGAGATGAAATCGGATGGACTATCTGTAAGGAGGGAGCTGTGGCAGAGCTTTGATTATCCGACTAATACGCTTCTGCCGGGGATGAAACTGGGGATTAACTTGCGAACAGGACAACGGCGGTTTCTGCGATCATGGAGTTGTGAATCAGCTGCTGAAGGGTCTTACGTAATTGGCATGGACCCCAATGTTACAAACAAGTTGGTTATTTGGAAGGGAACAGAAGTAAATTGGACTAGTGGGATTTGGCTAAATGGATCCTTAAATTCCAATTTTCCACAGAATAGTTCCTACAATTTCAGCTACACCTCAAATGAACAAGAGAGGTACTTAACTTATTCTGTAAATGAAGATGTTACATCATTTCCAGTGTTAACGATTGATTCAGTCGGTGGACTTATAGACGACTTAGGAAGAGATATTTCATGCTCTGCTTTTCAAGGATGTGCAAATCCGAACCTATTTAACACGGaag GTGGAAAAAGCAAGTGGTGGCTCTGGTTAATCATCGCAGTAGCTGCAGCTCCAGGGCTTTACTTTGGCTATCGAATTCGTAGAAATTACTTCAAGGCTGAAG AGGAGAAACGATGGATGTCTTTAGCTATTGTGGTAGCGGTAGCTTCAGTGGTACCTGTGCTGTGCTATGCATCATTTTTGCTATTGAAAAAGCTCAAGGCTAAAG TGGAAAGCATGGTGAATCGACAAAAGCTATTACGCGAACTTGGAGATAAATCGTCACTTCCCACTATATTTGGGAACAGGAAAGCACAAGCTAATAAAGATCAAACCACGAAGCGTGACTTGAAGATATTTGATTTCCAAACAATAGCTGCTGCCACCGACAACTTCTCAACTGCAAACAGACTTGGACAGGGTGGTTTTGGTCCTGTTTAtaag GGGAAATTACTTGATGGCCAAGAAATAGCAATAAAGAGACTCTCAAAAAGTTCGGGACAAGGAATAGTGGAGTTCAAGAACGAAGCTAAACTCATTGCAAAACTTCAGCACACTAATCTTGTGAGGCTTTTGGGATGTTCTCTCCAGAAAGGTGAAAGGCTTTTAGTATACGAGTACTTGCCTAACAAAAGCTTGGATTTCTTTATCTTCG ATTCTAGTAAAAAGGAATTATTAGATTGGAAGAAACGTTTCAACATAATCGAAGGGATTGTTCTAGGACCTCTTTATCTCCATAAATATTCAAGATTAAGAGTGATTCGCAGGGATCTCAAAGCCAGCAATATCTTACTCGATGATCAAATGAATCCAAAAATATCTGATTTTAGCATGGCTAGAACTTTCGGAATGAATGAATTAGAGGCCAACACAAACAGAATTGTCGGAACACAGTTGTACATTTATCactatacacacacactctcATATAGACACTGTGAGCCT CGGCTACATGTCTCCAGAGTATGTGATGAATGGCATTGTCTCAATGAAATCTGA
- the LOC102608366 gene encoding G-type lectin S-receptor-like serine/threonine-protein kinase CES101 isoform X7: MHAVHLMAIKAITSHNQNHTLLSFIPILLVLLPGLCYCQTDRLQQGQVLKDGEELVSAYGNFRLGFFSPYGMRNRYLGIYYKRPIDRLASYDRNYTYSRYINVFHPGCYENMSSPSLSDLETATLPQPVWVANRDTPILYNESATLVMDGADGNLKILRNRRDPIVISSVQAKGNITSAVLLKNGNLVLYEMKSDGLSVRRELWQSFDYPTNTLLPGMKLGINLRTGQRRFLRSWSCESAAEGSYVIGMDPNVTNKLVIWKGTEVNWTSGIWLNGSLNSNFPQNSSYNFSYTSNEQERYLTYSVNEDVTSFPVLTIDSVGGLIDDLGRDISCSAFQGCANPNLFNTEGGKSKWWLWLIIAVAAAPGLYFGYRIRRNYFKAEEEKRWMSLAIVVAVASVVPVLCYASFLLLKKLKAKVESMVNRQKLLRELGDKSSLPTIFGNRKAQANKDQTTKRDLKIFDFQTIAAATDNFSTANRLGQGGFGPVYKGKLLDGQEIAIKRLSKSSGQGIVEFKNEAKLIAKLQHTNLVRLLGCSLQKGERLLVYEYLPNKSLDFFIFDSSKKELLDWKKRFNIIEGIVLGPLYLHKYSRLRVIRRDLKASNILLDDQMNPKISDFSMARTFGMNELEANTNRIVGTQLYIYHYTHTLSYRHCEPFHFPAATCLQSM, from the exons ATGCATGCAGTTCATTTAATGGCtatcaaagcaataacaagTCATAATCAAAATCACACCCTTTTGAGCTTCATTCCAATCTTATTAGTCCTGTTGCCAGGGCTTTGCTATTGCCAGACTGACAGATTACAACAAGGTCAAGTCCTGAAAGATGGCGAGGAGCTTGTTTCAGCTTATGGCAACTTCAGGTTGGGATTCTTTAGCCCTTATGGTATGAGAAACCGTTACTTGGGCATTTATTACAAGAGGCCTATAGATAGATTGGCCTCTTACGACCGTAACTATACTTACTCCAGGTACATCAACGTTTTTCACCCTGGTTGCTACGAAAATATGTCTTCCCCAAGTTTGTCTGACTTAGAAACAGCAACCCTGCCGCAGCCAGTATGGGTTGCCAACCGCGACACCCCAATCTTATACAATGAATCAGCAACTCTTGTTATGGATGGTGCTGATGGCAATTTGAAGATTTTACGCAATAGAAGAGATCCTATTGTTATAAGTTCGGTTCAGGCAAAGGGCAATATTACTAGCGCTGTTTTACTGAAAAATGGCAATTTGGTGCTATATGAGATGAAATCGGATGGACTATCTGTAAGGAGGGAGCTGTGGCAGAGCTTTGATTATCCGACTAATACGCTTCTGCCGGGGATGAAACTGGGGATTAACTTGCGAACAGGACAACGGCGGTTTCTGCGATCATGGAGTTGTGAATCAGCTGCTGAAGGGTCTTACGTAATTGGCATGGACCCCAATGTTACAAACAAGTTGGTTATTTGGAAGGGAACAGAAGTAAATTGGACTAGTGGGATTTGGCTAAATGGATCCTTAAATTCCAATTTTCCACAGAATAGTTCCTACAATTTCAGCTACACCTCAAATGAACAAGAGAGGTACTTAACTTATTCTGTAAATGAAGATGTTACATCATTTCCAGTGTTAACGATTGATTCAGTCGGTGGACTTATAGACGACTTAGGAAGAGATATTTCATGCTCTGCTTTTCAAGGATGTGCAAATCCGAACCTATTTAACACGGaag GTGGAAAAAGCAAGTGGTGGCTCTGGTTAATCATCGCAGTAGCTGCAGCTCCAGGGCTTTACTTTGGCTATCGAATTCGTAGAAATTACTTCAAGGCTGAAG AGGAGAAACGATGGATGTCTTTAGCTATTGTGGTAGCGGTAGCTTCAGTGGTACCTGTGCTGTGCTATGCATCATTTTTGCTATTGAAAAAGCTCAAGGCTAAAG TGGAAAGCATGGTGAATCGACAAAAGCTATTACGCGAACTTGGAGATAAATCGTCACTTCCCACTATATTTGGGAACAGGAAAGCACAAGCTAATAAAGATCAAACCACGAAGCGTGACTTGAAGATATTTGATTTCCAAACAATAGCTGCTGCCACCGACAACTTCTCAACTGCAAACAGACTTGGACAGGGTGGTTTTGGTCCTGTTTAtaag GGGAAATTACTTGATGGCCAAGAAATAGCAATAAAGAGACTCTCAAAAAGTTCGGGACAAGGAATAGTGGAGTTCAAGAACGAAGCTAAACTCATTGCAAAACTTCAGCACACTAATCTTGTGAGGCTTTTGGGATGTTCTCTCCAGAAAGGTGAAAGGCTTTTAGTATACGAGTACTTGCCTAACAAAAGCTTGGATTTCTTTATCTTCG ATTCTAGTAAAAAGGAATTATTAGATTGGAAGAAACGTTTCAACATAATCGAAGGGATTGTTCTAGGACCTCTTTATCTCCATAAATATTCAAGATTAAGAGTGATTCGCAGGGATCTCAAAGCCAGCAATATCTTACTCGATGATCAAATGAATCCAAAAATATCTGATTTTAGCATGGCTAGAACTTTCGGAATGAATGAATTAGAGGCCAACACAAACAGAATTGTCGGAACACAGTTGTACATTTATCactatacacacacactctcATATAGACACTGTGAGCCT TTTCATTTTCCAGCGGCTACATGTCTCCAGAGTATGTGA
- the LOC102608366 gene encoding G-type lectin S-receptor-like serine/threonine-protein kinase CES101 isoform X5, which translates to MHAVHLMAIKAITSHNQNHTLLSFIPILLVLLPGLCYCQTDRLQQGQVLKDGEELVSAYGNFRLGFFSPYGMRNRYLGIYYKRPIDRLASYDRNYTYSRYINVFHPGCYENMSSPSLSDLETATLPQPVWVANRDTPILYNESATLVMDGADGNLKILRNRRDPIVISSVQAKGNITSAVLLKNGNLVLYEMKSDGLSVRRELWQSFDYPTNTLLPGMKLGINLRTGQRRFLRSWSCESAAEGSYVIGMDPNVTNKLVIWKGTEVNWTSGIWLNGSLNSNFPQNSSYNFSYTSNEQERYLTYSVNEDVTSFPVLTIDSVGGLIDDLGRDISCSAFQGCANPNLFNTEGGKSKWWLWLIIAVAAAPGLYFGYRIRRNYFKAEEEKRWMSLAIVVAVASVVPVLCYASFLLLKKLKAKVESMVNRQKLLRELGDKSSLPTIFGNRKAQANKDQTTKRDLKIFDFQTIAAATDNFSTANRLGQGGFGPVYKGMLLDGQEIAIKRLSKSSGQGIVEFKNEAKLIAKLQHTNLVRLLGCSLQKGERLLVYEYLPNKSLDSFIFDSSRKELLDWKKRFNIIEGIVQGLLYLHKYSRLRVIHRDLKASNILLDDQMNPKISDFGMARTFAMNELEANTNRIVGTHGYMSPEYVMNGVVSLKSDVYSFGVLVLEIISSKKNNGCYDTERPLNLVGYAWQLWNEGKGLELIDPSLDESCSPEEVIRCIHVGLLCVQDKAVDRPTMSDVVSMLSNDTMALPTPKQPAFFINISSDYQEPEVTEIKLEICSVNDVTISGMEGR; encoded by the exons ATGCATGCAGTTCATTTAATGGCtatcaaagcaataacaagTCATAATCAAAATCACACCCTTTTGAGCTTCATTCCAATCTTATTAGTCCTGTTGCCAGGGCTTTGCTATTGCCAGACTGACAGATTACAACAAGGTCAAGTCCTGAAAGATGGCGAGGAGCTTGTTTCAGCTTATGGCAACTTCAGGTTGGGATTCTTTAGCCCTTATGGTATGAGAAACCGTTACTTGGGCATTTATTACAAGAGGCCTATAGATAGATTGGCCTCTTACGACCGTAACTATACTTACTCCAGGTACATCAACGTTTTTCACCCTGGTTGCTACGAAAATATGTCTTCCCCAAGTTTGTCTGACTTAGAAACAGCAACCCTGCCGCAGCCAGTATGGGTTGCCAACCGCGACACCCCAATCTTATACAATGAATCAGCAACTCTTGTTATGGATGGTGCTGATGGCAATTTGAAGATTTTACGCAATAGAAGAGATCCTATTGTTATAAGTTCGGTTCAGGCAAAGGGCAATATTACTAGCGCTGTTTTACTGAAAAATGGCAATTTGGTGCTATATGAGATGAAATCGGATGGACTATCTGTAAGGAGGGAGCTGTGGCAGAGCTTTGATTATCCGACTAATACGCTTCTGCCGGGGATGAAACTGGGGATTAACTTGCGAACAGGACAACGGCGGTTTCTGCGATCATGGAGTTGTGAATCAGCTGCTGAAGGGTCTTACGTAATTGGCATGGACCCCAATGTTACAAACAAGTTGGTTATTTGGAAGGGAACAGAAGTAAATTGGACTAGTGGGATTTGGCTAAATGGATCCTTAAATTCCAATTTTCCACAGAATAGTTCCTACAATTTCAGCTACACCTCAAATGAACAAGAGAGGTACTTAACTTATTCTGTAAATGAAGATGTTACATCATTTCCAGTGTTAACGATTGATTCAGTCGGTGGACTTATAGACGACTTAGGAAGAGATATTTCATGCTCTGCTTTTCAAGGATGTGCAAATCCGAACCTATTTAACACGGaag GTGGAAAAAGCAAGTGGTGGCTCTGGTTAATCATCGCAGTAGCTGCAGCTCCAGGGCTTTACTTTGGCTATCGAATTCGTAGAAATTACTTCAAGGCTGAAG AGGAGAAACGATGGATGTCTTTAGCTATTGTGGTAGCGGTAGCTTCAGTGGTACCTGTGCTGTGCTATGCATCATTTTTGCTATTGAAAAAGCTCAAGGCTAAAG TGGAAAGCATGGTGAATCGACAAAAGCTATTACGCGAACTTGGAGATAAATCGTCACTTCCCACTATATTTGGGAACAGGAAAGCACAAGCTAATAAAGATCAAACCACGAAGCGTGACTTGAAGATATTTGATTTCCAAACAATAGCTGCTGCCACCGACAACTTCTCAACTGCAAACAGACTTGGACAGGGTGGTTTTGGTCCTGTTTAtaag GGGATGCTACTGGATGGGCAAGAAATAGCAATAAAGAGACTCTCAAAAAGTTCGGGACAAGGAATAGTGGAGTTCAAGAACGAAGCTAAACTCATTGCAAAACTTCAGCATACTAATCTTGTGAGGCTTTTGGGATGTTCTCTGCAGAAAGGTGAAAGGCTTTTAGTATACGAGTACTTGCCTAACAAAAGCTTGGATTCCTTTATCTTCG ATTCTAGTAGAAAGGAATTATTAGATTGGAAGAAACGTTTCAACATAATCGAAGGGATTGTTCAAGGACTTCTTTATCTCCATAAATATTCAAGATTAAGAGTGATTCACAGGGATCTTAAAGCCAGCAACATCTTACTTGATGATCAAATGAATCCAAAAATATCTGATTTTGGCATGGCTAGAACTTTCGCAATGAATGAATTAGAAGCCAACACAAACAGAATTGTTGGAACACA tGGCTATATGTCTCCGGAGTATGTAATGAATGGTGTTGTCTCATTGAAATCTGATGTATATAGCTTCGGGGTTTTGGTACTGGAAATTATAAGCAGCAAGAAGAACAATGGTTGTTATGACACAGAGCGCCCACTTAACCTTGTAGGATAT GCTTGGCAGCTATGGAATGAAGGCAAAGGTTTAGAGTTAATAGATCCGTCATTGGATGAATCATGCTCTCCCGAAGAAGTGATCAGATGTATTCATGTGGGTCTTTTGTGTGTCCAAGACAAGGCAGTGGATAGGCCAACAATGTCGGATGTTGTTTCCATGCTTAGTAACGATACCATGGCTCTGCCTACACCAAAGCAACCGgcatttttcattaatatttcatcTGATTATCAAGAGCCAGAAGTTACTGAAATCAAGTTAGAAATTTGTTCCGTGAATGATGTTACAATTTCAGGGATGGAAGGAAGATAA